Proteins encoded by one window of Chanos chanos chromosome 7, fChaCha1.1, whole genome shotgun sequence:
- the myl12.1 gene encoding myosin, light chain 12, 1: protein MSSKRAKGKTTKKRPQRATSNVFAMFDQSQIQEFKEAFNMIDQNRDGFVDKEDLHDMLASLGKNPTDDYLEAMMAEAPGPINFTMFLTMFGEKLNGTDPEDVIRNAFACFDEEGTGFIHEDYLRELLTTMGDRFTDEEVDELFREAPIDKKSNFNYVEFTRILKHGAKDKDD from the exons atgtcgAGCAAACGCGCCAAGGGAAAGACCACCAAGAAACGCCCCCAGAGGGCAACCTCCAATGTCTTTGCCATGTTTGACCAGTCTCAGATCCAGGAGTTTAAGGAGGCCTTCAACATGATCGACCAGAACCGCGATGGCTTTGTGGACAAGGAGGATCTGCATGACATGCTGGCTTCTCTGG GAAAGAACCCTACGGATGACTATTTGGAGGCCATGATGGCAGAGGCTCCAGGGCCCATAAACTTCACCATGTTTCTCACCATGTTCGGTGAGAAGCTGAACGGCACCGACCCAGAGGACGTCATCCGCAACGCCTTCGCCTGCTTCGACGAGGAGGGCACCG gCTTCATCCATGAAGACTACCTGCGTGAACTGCTGACCACCATGGGCGACCGTTTCACAGACGAGGAGGTGGATGAGCTGTTTAGGGAGGCGCCCATTGACAAGAAGAGCAACTTCAACTATGTGGAGTTCACACGCATCCTCAAACATGGAGCCAAAGACAAGGACGATTGA
- the fastkd3 gene encoding FAST kinase domain-containing protein 3, mitochondrial, with protein sequence MLRRLQFLRQVRAICSNRPLSVCSSQESTCSVCVWTSSGRCLLKQGCRRLRVQPSHMTVCSVARDSVFFTTTGSVRRHRDFPGAGRFSLLLQQNAEEEHAFTERLSSCTSSRQVLRHLRTFRLLSGAMAAAVLHRLADLEQDGAGGLRELAILSDSSLKALCFQLEQDSCLLDDEAVVWALLGCTRLYLDPWSRLVVRLVSESQERLDKGKLSVSALCRLAQALLVLEGPNCGMLVQAMGQLQERDPTQWGSEELRLVYRTFGAGVGEDGRYQELLNAVNAHALSLASKLDPSSVSEILGALVILRQTQALPLVIALCKQAVRHVPNFADSELAVVLGALMHYGHSDHFFIEALERHVPKIAFTAHPETVTKVMQYFGRRCILSPPVFDAVAESFVYRADDYTTGQVARQIAALGVLGYVPPNAGPLFRKVESLIHARFSQFQPRMLLRLLHACTLLQRYPLNFVSRIFSPYFLQQLQEQDTGMDRMVLAQLTQLYMSVKLECPFYEGPRLLPKLRVKSFLSPGQALETPVDPQLYNAVKSGLVDLLGARSYFASRVLTPYCYTLDVEVKLDEDGYVLPASHIDEVYKRIALCIDGPKRFAANTLQLLGKEAIKQRHLQILGYEVVQIPYYEFEKVKGKAETVEYLHKKIFPLSYRLSW encoded by the exons ATGCTGCGAAGGCTGCAGTTCCTCAGACAGGTCAGGGCTATCTGCTCAAATCGGCCGCTGAGTGTATGTTCCAGCCAGGAGAGTACGTGTTCCGTGTGTGTATGGACGTCTTCGGGTCGCTGTTTATTGAAGCAGGGATGTCGGAGGCTCCGCGTACAGCCGAGCCACATGACAGTATGCTCTGTAGCACGGGACTCGGTCTTCTTCACAACCACAGGATCAGTACGTCGGCACAGAGACTTTCCGGGTGCGGGTCGTTTCTCCTTACTCCTCCAGCAGAATGCTGAGGAGGAGCATGCGTTCACGGAACGGCTCTCGTCCTGCACCTCCTCCAGACAGGTGCTGCGCCACTTGCGCACCTTTCGCCTGCTCTCCGGAGCCATGGCAGCTGCCGTGCTCCACCGACTGGCAGATTTGGAGCAAGATGGAGCGGGCGGACTGCGAGAGCTAGCGATACTATCGGACTCGAGCCTAAAAGCGCTCTGTTTTCAACTAGAGCAGGACTCATGTCTTCTTGATGACGAAGCAGTGGTTTGGGCCTTGCTTGGGTGCACGCGACTCTACCTGGACCCTTGGAGCCGGCTGGTGGTGCGGCTGGTGTCAGAGAGCCAAGAGAGGCTGGACAAGGGAAAGCTGAGTGTTAGCGCACTTTGCAGACTAGCACAGGCACTCCTGGTACTGGAAGGACCCAATTGTGGCATGCTAGTACAGGCTATGGGGCAGTTACAGGAGAGGGACCCGACACAGTGGGGTTCTGAAGAACTTAGGTTGGTGTACAGGACGTTTGGAGCCGGCGTTGGTGAGGATGGACGGTATCAAGAGCTTCTGAATGCCGTCAACGCCCATGCTCTCAGCCTTGCCTCCAAACTTGACCCTTCGTCTGTCAGCGAAATACTCGGAGCGCTGGTGATTCTGAGGCAAACGCAGGCGTTACCGCTGGTCATCGCCCTGTGCAAGCAGGCTGTGCGCCACGTGCCGAACTTCGCCGACAGTGAGTTGGCCGTGGTGCTGGGTGCATTAATGCACTACGGACACAGCGATCATTTCTTCATCGAAGCGCTCGAACGCCACGTTCCCAAGATCGCTTTTACCGCTCATCCGGAGACCGTTACCAAGGTGATGCAGTACTTTGGCAGGCGCTGCATCCTCTCGCCCCCAGTGTTTGATGCCGTGGCCGAAAGCTTCGTATACAGGGCGGATGACTACACTACAGGGCAGGTGGCTCGGCAGATCGCTGCGCTGGGAGTTTTGGGTTATGTACCGCCCAACGCGGGACCCCTGTTCCGAAAGGTTGAGTCTTTGATTCACGCGCGATTTAGCCAATTCCAGCCAAGAATGCTGCTCAGGCTACTGCACGCCTGCACACTGCTCCAGAGATACCCGCTAAACTTCGTGTCCAGAATCTTCAGCCCTTACTTCCTTCAGCAGCTACagg AGCAGGACACAGGGATGGATCGAATGGTGTTGGCCCAATTAACTCAGCTGTATATGAGTGTTAAACTAGAGTGCCCATTCTATGAG GGTCCGAGACTGTTGCCTAAGCTGCGTGTGAAGTCGTTCCTGTCTCCGGGCCAGGCCCTGGAAACACCAGTAGACCCTCAACTCTACAACGCAGTGAAATCAGGGCTCGTCGACCTACTAGGAGCACGCTCGTACTTTGCCTCACGCGTGCTCACTCCATACTGTTACACAttag ATGTGGAGGTAAAGCTGGATGAGGATGGCTATGTTTTACCTGCCAGTCACATAGATGAAGTCTATAAAAG GATCGCACTGTGTATTGACGGCCCAAAACGTTTTGCTGCTAACACCCTACAACTTCTCGGGAAAGAGGCCATCAAACAGCGGCACCTCCAAATTCTTGGTTATGAAGTGGTCCAa aTCCCTTACTACGAGTTTGAGAAAGTGAAAGGGAAAGCAGAGACTGTGGAATATTTGCACAAGAAGATCTTCCCCCTGAGTTACAGACTAAGCTGGTGA
- the chmp5b gene encoding charged multivesicular body protein 5: protein MNRIFGRGKPKGPAPNLTDCISGVDSRAESIDKKIARLDQELMKYKDQMKKMRDGPSKNMVKQKAMRVLKQKRMYEGQRDQLMQQSFNMEQANYTIQTLKDTKTTVDAMKVGAKEMKKAYKNVKIDQIEDLQDQLEDMMEDASEVQDALSRSYGTPDIDEDDLEAELDALGDELLLDDDNSYLDEASSAPAIPEGAPGDRGTNRDGVLVDEFGLPQIPAT, encoded by the exons ATGAATCGTATTTTTGGTCGAGGAAAGCCGAAAGGACCAGCACCCAACCTTACAGACTGTATATCGGGC gttgatTCCCGAGCAGAGTCAATTGACAAAAAGATCGCCAGATTGGATCAAGAACTGATGAAATATAAAGaccaaatgaagaaaatgagGGATGGTCCCTCAAAG AACATGGTCAAGCAGAAAGCCATGCGAGTCCTCAAACagaagagaat GTATGAGGGGCAGAGAGACCAGCTGATGCAGCAGTCATTTAACATGGAGCAGGCTAACTACACCATCCAGACCCTTAAAGACACTAAAACTACt gtGGATGCGATGAAAGTTGGAGCCAAAGAGATGAAGAAGGCCTATAAGAACGTGAAGATTGACCAGATCGAG GATCTGCAGGATCAGTTGGAGGACATGATGGAGGATGCCAGTGAGGTGCAGGACGCCCTGAGCCGTAGCTACGGAACTCCAGACATCGACGAGGATGACCTGGAGGCAG AGCTGGACGCGCTGGGTGATGAGCTCCTATTGGACGACGACAATTCTTACCTGGATGAGGCATCTTCTGCTCCTGCTATACCCGAGGGAGCACCTGGAGACAGAGGAACCAATCgg gatGGCGTTCTGGTCGATGAGTTTGGCCTCCCTCAGATCCCAGCCACATAA
- the LOC115816524 gene encoding delta-type opioid receptor-like: MDTSVVEIFKEDRCSSALADECDTNASLTGDTDTRNHTLTDGWAHEPMSPLIPVITAVYSVVFVVGLVGNCLVMYVIIRYTKMKTATNIYIFNLALADALVTTTMPFQSADYLLNSWPFGEVVCKVFISIDYYNMFTSIFTLTMMSVDRYIAVCHPVKALDFRTPLKAKGINVGIWVLSSAAGVPAMVLGGTQTNNGTTECALQFPEPYEYWDTLMKICVFVFAFIVPVLIITICYTLMVLRLRSVRLLSGSREKDRNLRRITRLVLVVVAVFVICWTPIHIFILIKALVSVPETTSVMAAYFFCVALGYTNSSLNPVLYAFLDENFKRCFKDFCLPARGGRGGRGAGFGGGVRGGSRQQAQPPDSPPRTAKPA, from the exons ATGGACACGAGCGTTGTGGAGATATTTAAAGAAGACAGGTGCTCTTCTGCGCTTGCAGACGAGTGTGATACTAATGCGTCTCTTACAGGTGATACAGACACGCGTAACCACACGCTAACTGACGGTTGGGCGCACGAACCCATGTCTCCTCTCATTCCGGTCATCACAGCGGTGTACTCGGTGGTATTCGTCGTGGGACTCGTGGGAAACTGCCTCGTCATGTATGTTATTATAAG ATACACCAAGATGAAGACGGCCACGAACATTTACATCTTTAACCTAGCGCTCGCTGACGCTCTGGTTACTACGACAATGCCCTTTCAGAGCGCTGACTACCTTTTGAACTCTTGGCCGTTCGGCGAGGTGGTCTGTAAGGTCTTCATTTCCATTGATTACTACAACATGTTTACCAGCATCTTCACCCTCACCATGATGAGCGTGGACCGCTACATTGCCGTGTGCCACCCCGTCAAGGCGCTCGATTTCCGAACGCCCCTGAAGGCCAAGGGTATCAACGTGGGCATTTGGGTTCTCTCCTCGGCTGCTGGCGTGCCCGCCATGGTACTTGGGGGCACACAGACCAATAATG gcacCACAGAGTGTGCCCTGCAGTTCCCGGAGCCGTATGAATACTGGGACACTCTGATgaagatctgtgtgtttgtgtttgccttCATCGTGCCCGTCCTCATCATCACGATCTGCTACACGCTGATGGTTTTACGGCTGCGTAGCGTGCGGCTGCTGTCCGGCTCCAGGGAGAAGGATCGTAACCTGCGTCGCATCACTCGCCTTGTCCTGGTAGTGGTAGCCGTGTTTGTGATCTGCTGGACGCCAATCCACATCTTCATCTTAATCAAGGCTCTAGTCAGCGTTCCGGAAACCACGTCCGTTATGGCTGCCTATTTCTTCTGCGTTGCCCTGGGATACACCAACAGCAGCCTCAACCCAGTGCTCTACGCCTTCCTCGATGAGAATTTCAAGCGCTGCTTCAAGGACTTCTGCCTGCCAGCACGTGGTGGGAGGGGCGGCAGGGGAGCAGGGTTTGGAGGCGGGGTCAGGGGCGGATCCAGACAGCAAGCCCAGCCCCCTGACAGCCCACCCAGGACAGCTAAGCCGGCATGA